Proteins co-encoded in one Sulfurimonas sp. HSL1-2 genomic window:
- a CDS encoding lipid A deacylase LpxR family protein, producing the protein MRIVIWLLSAGLLLPLQAQSWSFSIDNDLIFGSDDKYTGGFQIGWMSDALGESEKGSFQYGYVKGMSDLLTAVFPFDLSGMKQSGAISLQGIAITPEDTNETEPVYDDVPYMGSTALTTSLFIWNENIFHEVLMTLGVMGPSSGAESVQKGLHRLLRIDEPQGWGNQVPDRLLFQTGYVMGTRQYSGLIADRYTFEWFNSLSVNAGSSYVGAGGGTAVRIGENVPENFVTISGIVNRSLAHQLNLDTRRGTWGWSVNLALFADVIGYFYLHEYAKQHGYDFEMPTTIITGLLGFDLYYERLRASLELYPSRPIGQYVRSNYFGRLNLVLEIP; encoded by the coding sequence GTGCGGATCGTCATCTGGCTGCTGTCGGCAGGGCTGCTCCTGCCGCTGCAGGCGCAGAGCTGGTCGTTTTCAATTGACAATGATCTCATCTTCGGATCGGACGACAAATATACCGGCGGTTTCCAGATCGGCTGGATGAGCGATGCACTGGGAGAAAGCGAAAAGGGGAGTTTCCAATACGGTTACGTCAAGGGAATGAGCGATTTGCTGACGGCGGTGTTCCCCTTTGATCTCTCCGGTATGAAACAAAGCGGGGCCATCAGTCTGCAGGGGATCGCCATTACGCCTGAAGATACGAATGAGACCGAACCCGTCTACGATGACGTTCCCTATATGGGGTCGACGGCCCTGACCACGTCGCTGTTTATCTGGAATGAGAACATCTTCCACGAGGTGCTGATGACGCTGGGGGTAATGGGGCCATCTTCGGGGGCCGAAAGCGTGCAGAAGGGCCTGCATCGGTTGTTGCGGATCGATGAACCGCAGGGGTGGGGCAACCAGGTGCCGGATCGGCTGCTGTTCCAGACAGGCTATGTGATGGGAACGCGCCAATACTCTGGCCTTATCGCAGATCGTTACACCTTCGAGTGGTTCAACAGCCTCTCCGTCAACGCGGGGAGCAGTTATGTCGGGGCGGGCGGGGGCACGGCCGTGCGCATCGGGGAAAATGTCCCCGAAAACTTCGTGACGATCAGCGGGATCGTCAACCGTTCGCTTGCACACCAGCTCAACCTGGATACCCGCAGGGGGACGTGGGGGTGGAGTGTCAACCTCGCTCTTTTCGCCGATGTGATCGGCTATTTCTACCTGCACGAGTACGCCAAACAGCACGGGTACGATTTCGAGATGCCGACGACGATCATTACGGGTCTACTGGGATTCGATCTCTATTACGAGAGGCTGCGGGCTTCACTGGAGCTCTACCCCAGCCGTCCGATCGGGCAGTATGTCCGCTCCAACTATTTCGGACGTTTGAACCTGGTATTAGAGATACCGTAG
- a CDS encoding ABC transporter permease, whose amino-acid sequence MKKHLANIYLLGIKELRSLLRDKMMLFLIIYSFTFAIYVKATSTSTELVKVPVAFVDEDRSALSMRIMDAFYLPRFLPPDLISAKAADAGMEEGQYTFIITVPPSFEKELLQGRHPTLQVDIDATRMSQAGIGAGYIQQMVNDEVQEFLYGQRRSAALPVEVVTRMKYNPTLESIRFGSIMEVIGQISLLSIMLAGAALIREREHGTLEHLMVMPLNAVEIMLSKVWSMGVVVLAGVTFSIEVVVQRVLSVPVEGSLTLFLFGSLLMLFSTTSMGIFMGTVARTMPQLGLIIILTILPLQILSGAVTPFESMPQGLQNVMLLMPTSHFVSMAQAVLYRGAGIDIVWPQLLAISGIGVVFFLLGLFFFRRSLASAS is encoded by the coding sequence ATGAAAAAGCATCTTGCGAACATCTACCTTCTGGGGATCAAGGAGCTTCGCAGCCTGCTGCGGGACAAGATGATGCTTTTCCTGATCATCTACTCTTTTACCTTCGCCATCTACGTCAAGGCGACCTCCACCTCGACGGAGCTGGTCAAGGTGCCCGTGGCCTTCGTCGACGAAGACCGTTCGGCCCTCTCCATGCGGATCATGGACGCCTTCTACCTGCCGCGCTTCCTTCCGCCGGACCTGATTAGCGCCAAGGCGGCCGACGCCGGGATGGAAGAGGGCCAATACACCTTCATTATCACGGTACCGCCTTCGTTCGAGAAGGAGCTGCTCCAGGGGAGGCATCCGACGCTCCAGGTTGACATCGACGCGACGCGGATGTCCCAGGCCGGTATCGGGGCGGGCTATATCCAGCAGATGGTCAACGACGAGGTTCAGGAGTTCCTCTACGGTCAAAGGAGATCGGCAGCGCTGCCGGTGGAAGTCGTCACGCGCATGAAGTACAACCCCACGCTCGAGAGCATCCGCTTCGGGAGCATCATGGAGGTGATCGGGCAGATATCGCTGCTCTCCATCATGCTCGCGGGTGCGGCGCTGATCCGCGAGCGTGAACACGGCACGCTGGAGCACCTGATGGTCATGCCCCTGAATGCGGTGGAAATCATGCTCTCGAAGGTATGGTCGATGGGGGTCGTCGTACTGGCCGGTGTCACATTCTCGATCGAGGTCGTCGTGCAGAGGGTGCTCTCCGTCCCCGTCGAAGGGTCGCTGACGCTCTTTTTGTTCGGATCACTGCTGATGCTCTTTTCGACGACGTCGATGGGGATCTTTATGGGAACCGTCGCCCGGACGATGCCGCAGCTGGGGCTGATCATCATCCTCACGATCCTGCCGCTGCAGATCCTCTCGGGAGCGGTGACCCCTTTTGAAAGCATGCCGCAGGGGCTGCAGAACGTGATGCTGCTGATGCCGACGAGCCATTTTGTCAGCATGGCGCAGGCGGTGCTCTACCGCGGCGCCGGTATCGACATCGTCTGGCCGCAGCTGCTTGCCATCAGCGGGATCGGCGTCGTCTTTTTCCTGCTGGGGCTCTTTTTCTTCCGCCGCAGCCTGGCCAGCGCTTCATGA
- the rbbA gene encoding ribosome-associated ATPase/putative transporter RbbA: MNSVATLTGISQHYGKTKALEGVSLEIPAGKMVGFIGPDGVGKSTLLGLISGVRRIEEGRVEVFGGDMADARYRASVCPRIAYMPQGLGKNLYMSLSVYENVEFFGRLFAQGRAEREARIAELLESTGLSPFKERPAGKLSGGMKQKLGLCCALIHDPDLLILDEPTTGVDPLSRRQFWELIERIRSHREGMSVIIATAYMEEAERFDWLVAMDEGHVLATGTPDALRHQTGTETLDEAFIRLLPESKRRGHELLVVPPGNFEDSEEAIVAEGLTMRFGDFTAVDHVSFRIKRGEIFGFLGSNGCGKTTTMKMLTGLLHPSEGEAWLFGVRSERHDLATRNKVGYMTQSFSLYAELTVRQNLVLHAKLFHLPEQEVERRVDEMIERFKLEAYEQSYPDGMPLGIRQRLSLAVAVVHRPQMLILDEPTSGVDPVSRDSFWELLIDLARHDGVTIFISTHFMNEGERCDRISLMHQGRVLASDTPESLIRARGKSNLEDAFIDYLEEAIGGEEKEQSTAVLPPEPHRARTPNRFFSPLRLFGYSYRETLELLRDPVRLTFAVFGTVLLMLTLGYGITMDVEDLHFAVLDRDQSPQSRDYVQSLAGSRYFLEQPPLHSQAELDRRMRSGEVAVALEIPPGFGRDVTRGQQTQIGVWIDGAMPFRAETILGYIRGMHYNYLTELTRRTLGYVPALSPVDIEMRYRYNQDFKSIFAMVPAIIPILLVFIPSILMALSVVREKELGSITNFYATPVTRLEFLLGKQLPYIAVSMVGFFGLVMIAVLLFGVPLKGSLMTLSLGALLFVTITTGLGLLMSAFTRTQVAALAATAILTLLPTISFSGLSEPVSSLEGAGRIIGEIYPATYFINISRGVFSKALTFGDLSRDFAALAAAVVIITLLSIAALKQQEQ; the protein is encoded by the coding sequence ATGAACAGTGTGGCCACCCTGACCGGGATCTCCCAGCACTACGGCAAGACGAAGGCGCTTGAAGGCGTCAGCCTGGAGATTCCGGCGGGAAAGATGGTCGGCTTCATCGGCCCCGACGGCGTGGGGAAATCGACGCTGCTCGGGCTGATCTCCGGGGTACGGCGCATCGAAGAGGGGCGTGTGGAGGTTTTCGGGGGGGACATGGCCGATGCCCGCTACCGCGCATCGGTCTGCCCGCGCATCGCCTACATGCCGCAAGGCCTTGGCAAGAACCTCTATATGTCCCTGTCGGTGTACGAAAACGTCGAGTTCTTCGGCCGCCTGTTCGCCCAGGGAAGGGCAGAGCGCGAAGCGCGGATCGCGGAGCTGCTCGAGAGCACCGGGCTCTCCCCCTTCAAAGAACGCCCGGCCGGGAAGCTTTCGGGTGGCATGAAGCAGAAGCTGGGGCTCTGCTGCGCATTGATCCACGACCCGGACCTGCTGATCCTTGACGAACCGACGACAGGGGTCGACCCACTCTCCAGACGGCAGTTCTGGGAGCTGATCGAACGTATCCGCTCCCATCGGGAGGGGATGAGCGTGATCATTGCAACGGCCTATATGGAGGAAGCGGAACGCTTTGACTGGCTGGTAGCGATGGACGAAGGGCATGTGCTGGCTACCGGTACTCCCGATGCATTGCGCCATCAGACCGGCACGGAGACGCTCGATGAAGCGTTTATCCGTCTGCTGCCCGAAAGCAAGCGCCGGGGACATGAGCTCCTGGTCGTACCCCCGGGCAACTTTGAGGACTCGGAAGAGGCCATCGTTGCGGAGGGGCTGACGATGCGCTTCGGCGATTTTACGGCGGTGGACCATGTCAGTTTCCGGATCAAACGCGGCGAGATCTTCGGTTTTCTCGGCTCCAACGGCTGCGGGAAGACGACGACGATGAAGATGCTGACCGGACTGCTGCACCCCAGCGAGGGGGAAGCGTGGCTTTTCGGCGTCCGGAGCGAGCGCCACGACCTCGCGACACGGAACAAAGTCGGCTACATGACCCAGTCCTTCTCGCTCTACGCGGAGCTGACGGTCAGGCAGAATCTCGTGCTGCATGCCAAGCTCTTTCACCTCCCCGAACAGGAGGTCGAGCGGAGGGTGGACGAAATGATCGAACGCTTCAAGCTTGAAGCCTACGAACAGAGCTACCCCGACGGGATGCCGCTGGGCATCAGGCAGCGCCTCTCCCTCGCCGTGGCCGTCGTGCACCGGCCGCAGATGCTCATTCTCGACGAGCCGACCTCGGGGGTCGATCCCGTGTCGCGCGACAGCTTCTGGGAGCTGCTGATCGACCTGGCGCGTCATGACGGCGTCACGATCTTCATCTCCACCCACTTCATGAACGAGGGCGAGCGCTGCGACCGCATCTCGCTGATGCACCAGGGGAGGGTGCTCGCCAGCGACACGCCGGAATCGCTCATCCGTGCCCGGGGAAAATCGAACCTCGAAGATGCCTTTATCGATTACCTCGAGGAGGCGATAGGGGGGGAGGAGAAAGAACAGAGCACTGCGGTGCTACCGCCGGAGCCGCACCGTGCCAGGACACCGAACCGTTTCTTCAGTCCGCTGCGCCTTTTCGGTTACAGTTACCGCGAAACGCTTGAGCTGCTGCGCGACCCGGTCCGGCTTACCTTTGCCGTTTTCGGGACCGTGCTGCTGATGCTCACGCTGGGGTACGGGATCACGATGGACGTCGAGGACCTGCACTTTGCCGTGCTCGACCGGGACCAGAGCCCCCAGAGCCGCGATTATGTCCAGAGCCTGGCGGGGTCGCGCTATTTCCTCGAGCAGCCGCCGCTGCATTCGCAGGCGGAACTGGACCGGCGCATGCGCAGTGGGGAGGTCGCCGTCGCCCTCGAGATCCCGCCGGGCTTCGGCAGGGATGTGACGCGGGGACAGCAGACGCAGATCGGGGTCTGGATCGACGGGGCGATGCCGTTCCGCGCCGAAACGATCCTGGGCTACATCCGCGGGATGCACTACAACTACCTGACGGAGCTGACCCGCCGGACGCTGGGATATGTCCCCGCGCTGTCGCCCGTCGACATCGAGATGCGCTACCGCTACAACCAGGACTTCAAAAGCATTTTCGCGATGGTGCCCGCGATCATCCCGATCCTGCTGGTCTTCATCCCGTCGATCCTGATGGCGCTGAGCGTCGTGCGGGAGAAGGAGCTGGGCTCCATCACCAACTTCTACGCCACCCCGGTCACGCGCCTGGAGTTCCTGCTGGGCAAGCAGCTCCCCTACATCGCCGTGAGCATGGTCGGTTTTTTCGGTCTGGTCATGATCGCGGTCTTGCTGTTCGGCGTCCCGCTCAAAGGGAGCCTGATGACGCTGAGCCTGGGGGCGCTGCTTTTTGTGACGATCACGACGGGCCTCGGGCTGCTCATGTCCGCCTTTACCCGGACCCAGGTTGCCGCCCTGGCGGCGACGGCCATTCTGACGCTGCTGCCGACCATCAGCTTCTCGGGGCTCAGCGAACCCGTCAGCTCCCTTGAAGGGGCAGGGCGCATCATCGGCGAGATCTACCCGGCAACCTACTTCATCAACATCAGCCGCGGCGTTTTCAGCAAGGCGCTCACCTTCGGCGACCTCTCCCGCGACTTCGCGGCCCTGGCGGCCGCGGTCGTCATTATCACGCTGCTGAGCATCGCGGCGTTAAAGCAGCAGGAGCAATAG
- a CDS encoding efflux RND transporter periplasmic adaptor subunit translates to MNKLFFKRAGIALLLAVVAGALYFTMLRLEGPSLPETIAMGNGRIEATMVDIETKLPGRLAEITVHEGDMVKKGDLMAAMDTDELDARYAQALAQVRQAEQQRKLALSVVKQRESERTLARKNLERSKNLYVNKNIPLVQLQQHESALNVTEAALEAARAQVVSADAAIDAARAQADTIKANLEESRLYAPIDGRVLYRLREPGEIIGGGGKVLTLLDLTDVYMTIFLPTAQAGRIDVGSEARIVLDARPDIAIPARVTFVSPQAQFTPKEIETQNEREKLMFRIKVKIDEALLRRYLERVKIGLPGTAYVRTDVQTPWPERLNRLPVDDQTP, encoded by the coding sequence ATGAATAAACTATTTTTTAAACGTGCAGGCATCGCTCTGCTGCTTGCCGTCGTGGCCGGCGCCCTCTATTTCACGATGCTTCGGCTGGAGGGACCTTCGCTGCCGGAGACAATCGCGATGGGGAACGGGCGCATCGAGGCGACGATGGTCGACATTGAAACGAAACTGCCAGGAAGGCTTGCCGAGATCACCGTACACGAGGGGGACATGGTTAAAAAAGGGGATCTGATGGCGGCCATGGACACCGACGAGCTTGATGCCCGTTATGCCCAGGCCCTGGCGCAGGTACGCCAGGCGGAGCAGCAGCGCAAACTCGCCCTCTCCGTGGTCAAGCAGCGCGAGAGCGAACGGACCCTTGCGCGCAAAAACCTTGAACGCTCCAAAAACCTCTACGTGAACAAGAACATCCCGCTGGTACAGCTACAGCAGCACGAGTCGGCCCTGAACGTCACCGAAGCCGCACTGGAGGCGGCACGGGCGCAGGTCGTCAGTGCCGATGCCGCCATTGACGCGGCGCGGGCGCAGGCGGATACGATCAAGGCGAACCTCGAAGAGAGCCGGCTCTATGCGCCCATCGACGGACGGGTCCTCTACCGGCTCCGCGAACCCGGGGAGATCATCGGCGGCGGCGGAAAGGTACTGACGCTGCTGGACCTGACCGACGTCTATATGACGATTTTCCTGCCGACGGCGCAGGCGGGGCGCATCGACGTCGGCAGCGAAGCGCGGATCGTCCTGGATGCACGCCCTGACATCGCGATCCCGGCGAGGGTAACCTTCGTCTCCCCGCAGGCGCAGTTCACGCCCAAAGAGATCGAAACGCAGAACGAGCGCGAGAAACTGATGTTTCGGATCAAGGTGAAAATCGACGAAGCATTGCTGCGCCGCTATCTTGAAAGGGTCAAGATCGGATTGCCGGGGACTGCCTATGTCCGCACGGACGTGCAGACGCCGTGGCCTGAACGCCTGAACCGCCTGCCGGTGGATGACCAGACGCCATGA
- a CDS encoding TolC family protein, translating to MKNKLLRWGIAVLLFPVLASALNVGIVADRYDETFARERAALVTEVKQLAPIPSKILFPETLQTEGGGDTAQTAAAIERLQKDAKVDVIVLLGSLAGEVALSKGAMQKPTVIPFAEDTALRGIVPAGDGSGIRNVNYVLGHSTFGAALERYREVVPFHKASLLVDARVLTLFPGMAARAAEQAKALGVRLEVLPVAADGSYSVAEGSGAVLLGEMSGLAAAARTALMEGLRREKLPLFSLGSEPGMGSGVLADLFVPDERLRRLRRTALNIVAIAGEGAAERQSVAFEAQSVLRIDMAVARALQISPPFRVLAQARLLHESPTGGEAMDLVSAAETALKQNLYVIAGKLGVREGEAGIDEVRSVLLPQLRAELLYTQRNGDNVYVEGGFYAEKSTDGALKLQQILFSERALARLAVQQSLQKGRRAQQRGLELEVVRQATTAFLQTHVAKTLLDVRRENERLMQANLVMARQRVDAGMTDLSDVYQWESEIAVATQARLRAEADVARAYEQLNRILHRPITDRYALTEVTLEDPALLISDTGLLGRISNAVSFERLNAFYVAEAERISPDLDAIEAQLSAQRRQYRSDRRAYWSPDIALYGEVTHVFDETRTPGAAFSLEDETNWMAGVSLSLPLYEGGGRTARATRTNLGVRRLEADRLERLSALEQRIRGDLHTLRAAYPTIALAQSAAGSARKSYRLVRENYALGNRTLADLLVAQNAALSADFGAVNTRYRFLIDLMQLQYDGGRFDFFMNAEARRDFIARLRHALETPEAYPVKKETHE from the coding sequence ATGAAAAACAAGCTACTGCGTTGGGGAATAGCGGTGCTCCTCTTCCCTGTTCTGGCCTCGGCCCTCAATGTGGGCATCGTCGCGGACCGTTACGATGAAACATTCGCCCGGGAGCGGGCGGCACTGGTAACGGAAGTGAAACAGCTCGCCCCTATCCCTTCGAAGATCCTCTTCCCCGAGACATTGCAGACGGAGGGCGGGGGCGACACTGCCCAGACGGCTGCCGCGATCGAACGCCTGCAAAAGGATGCGAAGGTCGACGTGATCGTTCTCCTCGGCTCGCTGGCGGGGGAGGTCGCCCTCTCAAAAGGTGCCATGCAAAAGCCGACGGTGATCCCCTTTGCGGAAGATACCGCTCTGCGGGGGATCGTACCGGCAGGAGACGGGAGCGGTATCCGCAACGTCAACTATGTCCTGGGCCATAGCACGTTCGGTGCGGCCCTGGAGCGCTACCGCGAAGTCGTACCGTTTCACAAGGCATCGCTGCTGGTCGATGCCAGAGTGCTTACGCTCTTCCCGGGGATGGCGGCGCGTGCCGCGGAGCAGGCGAAGGCGCTGGGGGTCAGGCTCGAGGTGCTGCCGGTGGCCGCCGATGGGAGCTACAGTGTTGCCGAAGGAAGCGGGGCGGTGCTGCTTGGGGAGATGTCGGGACTCGCTGCGGCAGCGCGTACGGCGCTGATGGAGGGCCTACGCCGGGAGAAGCTTCCCCTGTTCTCTTTGGGAAGCGAACCCGGGATGGGTTCGGGTGTCCTGGCCGATCTCTTTGTCCCCGACGAGCGTCTGCGGCGCCTGCGGCGGACTGCCCTGAACATCGTGGCGATCGCCGGGGAAGGGGCGGCGGAGCGCCAGAGCGTCGCTTTCGAAGCGCAGAGCGTGCTGCGCATCGATATGGCGGTCGCCCGCGCCCTGCAGATCTCGCCGCCGTTCCGTGTCCTGGCGCAGGCGCGCCTGTTGCACGAGTCGCCTACCGGGGGCGAAGCGATGGACCTGGTCAGCGCGGCGGAAACGGCGCTCAAGCAGAACCTTTACGTGATCGCCGGCAAACTGGGGGTCCGGGAAGGCGAAGCGGGGATCGACGAAGTGCGTTCGGTCCTGCTGCCCCAGCTGAGGGCCGAGCTGCTCTACACCCAGCGTAATGGCGACAACGTCTACGTCGAAGGCGGTTTTTACGCCGAGAAGAGTACGGACGGTGCGCTGAAGCTGCAGCAGATCCTCTTTTCGGAGAGGGCGCTGGCCAGGCTGGCGGTGCAACAATCGCTGCAAAAAGGGCGCAGGGCACAGCAGCGCGGGCTGGAACTCGAAGTGGTCCGTCAGGCGACGACGGCGTTTTTGCAGACGCACGTGGCCAAAACGCTGCTTGACGTCCGCCGGGAGAACGAGCGGCTCATGCAGGCCAATCTTGTCATGGCGAGACAGCGCGTCGATGCGGGGATGACGGACCTCTCCGATGTCTACCAGTGGGAGAGCGAGATCGCGGTGGCGACGCAGGCGCGGCTGCGTGCCGAGGCCGATGTCGCCAGGGCGTATGAACAGCTCAACCGTATCCTGCACCGGCCCATCACCGACAGATACGCATTGACGGAAGTGACCCTGGAGGATCCCGCCCTCCTCATCAGCGATACCGGTCTGCTCGGACGCATCAGCAACGCCGTATCGTTCGAACGGCTCAACGCGTTTTATGTGGCGGAGGCGGAGCGGATTTCGCCGGATCTGGATGCGATCGAGGCGCAGCTCTCGGCACAGCGCCGGCAGTACCGTTCCGACCGCCGGGCCTACTGGTCCCCGGATATTGCGCTGTACGGGGAAGTGACCCATGTCTTCGACGAGACCCGGACGCCCGGCGCGGCGTTCAGCCTGGAGGACGAGACCAACTGGATGGCGGGCGTTTCGCTCTCCCTGCCGCTGTATGAGGGCGGAGGGCGCACTGCCCGCGCCACACGCACAAACCTGGGGGTCAGACGGCTGGAGGCGGACCGCCTCGAGCGGCTGTCGGCACTGGAGCAGCGCATCCGGGGAGACCTGCATACGCTGCGCGCCGCGTACCCGACGATTGCACTGGCGCAGTCGGCAGCCGGGAGCGCGCGCAAAAGCTACCGCCTTGTGCGGGAGAATTACGCCCTCGGGAACCGGACGCTGGCGGACCTGCTTGTCGCGCAGAACGCGGCACTCTCCGCCGATTTCGGCGCGGTGAACACCCGGTACCGTTTCCTGATCGATCTGATGCAGCTGCAGTATGACGGCGGGCGTTTCGATTTTTTCATGAACGCGGAGGCGCGCAGGGATTTTATTGCGAGGCTGCGGCATGCGCTTGAAACCCCGGAAGCGTACCCGGTCAAAAAGGAAACCCATGAATAA
- a CDS encoding TetR/AcrR family transcriptional regulator, producing the protein MSKRVPDMKKAKLLEVASMMLEREGFQQFKVAELARAGSVSISTVYAIFGSKEGIYFAYIEAKIVTLFEGLDRVAAEGPLIQLKHYANIIFGMVEQGRPVLEEGIRNNPLFFNALSNEFPQSAQKLYTFLAACFLKINPDLDERQARLLAYAFNGQLHGYLQYWVAAGGDPQALAEQLCDTFVCQAKACHPQTRHTAGQQNGGLR; encoded by the coding sequence ATGTCAAAGCGCGTACCGGACATGAAAAAAGCCAAGCTTCTGGAGGTGGCTTCGATGATGCTGGAGCGCGAGGGGTTTCAACAGTTCAAAGTAGCGGAGCTGGCCAGGGCAGGTTCGGTCTCCATCAGTACCGTCTATGCGATTTTCGGTTCGAAAGAGGGGATCTACTTCGCCTATATCGAAGCGAAAATCGTCACGCTGTTTGAAGGCCTCGACCGTGTGGCCGCGGAAGGCCCCCTCATACAGTTGAAGCACTATGCAAACATCATTTTCGGGATGGTGGAGCAGGGCAGACCTGTGCTGGAAGAGGGGATACGCAACAACCCGCTCTTTTTCAATGCATTGAGTAACGAGTTCCCGCAGAGTGCCCAGAAACTCTATACCTTCCTGGCGGCATGTTTTTTAAAAATCAATCCCGATCTGGACGAACGGCAGGCGCGGCTGCTCGCGTATGCCTTTAACGGCCAGCTGCACGGCTATCTGCAGTACTGGGTGGCTGCGGGCGGCGATCCGCAGGCACTTGCCGAGCAGTTGTGTGATACCTTTGTCTGCCAGGCCAAAGCGTGCCATCCGCAGACGCGGCACACCGCCGGGCAACAAAATGGGGGGCTCAGATGA
- a CDS encoding HIT family protein — protein MNCIFCHLPEASVIDSNALAVAFYDKYPVTAYHTLIVPRRHVADYFELTQEEIAAMHALLQRQKVRLLAQDGTISGFNIGINVGADAGQTIFHVHMHLIPRRRGDTDNPKGGVRGVIPSKRTYG, from the coding sequence ATGAACTGTATTTTTTGCCATCTCCCCGAAGCGAGCGTGATCGACAGCAACGCGCTTGCCGTCGCTTTTTACGACAAATACCCGGTGACGGCGTACCATACGCTGATTGTCCCCCGGCGCCATGTCGCGGACTATTTTGAACTGACGCAGGAGGAGATCGCTGCCATGCATGCGCTGCTGCAGCGGCAAAAAGTGCGTCTGCTTGCGCAGGACGGGACGATCAGCGGCTTCAACATCGGCATCAATGTCGGGGCCGATGCCGGCCAGACGATCTTTCATGTCCATATGCACCTGATCCCGCGCCGCCGGGGAGATACGGATAACCCCAAGGGCGGTGTGCGCGGCGTGATCCCCTCGAAGCGGACGTACGGATAA
- a CDS encoding APC family permease, which translates to MMPNTTKTIGLAGAIAIGIGGMVGGGIFAVLGEAVSLSHGATPLAFLFGGIIALMTALSYARLAVAFPGPGGTVIYIDSAFGNNLASGSVNLMLWLSYLVTIALYAVAFGAYAHTFFPLESALLHHVLISLAIILPTLINLVSSAFVSRSETFIVGMKLLLLALIILASAPYIDAEPLSPSHWGAFPTIIAAGMIIFVAYEGFELIANASADIKAPERTLPRALVGSVLIVIVLYILIGVVTVSTVPEATLEKAKDYALAVAAEPALGHTGFLLVAVAALLATFSAINATIYGNARLGYTLAKEGRLPEAFDRERRNEPYVGVLATMALGIVIANTINLTEIAIIGSAGFLLIFALVNAAALKLAGDIGSKPLLHLLALLLSAGALLMLLYRTWEENSAAVMIFAGFIAVSVLFELLYGRLVRGHFLDRPYR; encoded by the coding sequence ATGATGCCGAATACGACGAAGACAATCGGACTGGCCGGCGCAATCGCGATCGGCATCGGCGGGATGGTCGGGGGCGGGATCTTTGCCGTCCTCGGCGAAGCCGTCTCTCTGTCGCACGGCGCTACGCCGCTGGCCTTTCTCTTCGGCGGGATCATCGCCCTGATGACCGCCCTCTCCTACGCCCGGCTCGCCGTCGCCTTTCCCGGCCCCGGAGGGACGGTCATCTACATCGACAGCGCCTTCGGCAACAACCTGGCGTCAGGTAGCGTCAACCTGATGCTCTGGCTGAGCTACCTGGTGACGATCGCACTCTATGCCGTCGCGTTCGGCGCCTATGCCCATACGTTCTTCCCGCTCGAATCAGCCCTGCTGCATCACGTCCTGATCTCCCTGGCCATCATCCTGCCGACCCTGATCAACCTCGTCAGCAGCGCATTCGTCAGCCGCTCGGAGACGTTCATCGTCGGGATGAAGCTGCTGCTGCTCGCACTCATCATTCTCGCCAGCGCCCCCTATATTGACGCGGAGCCGCTCTCCCCATCGCACTGGGGCGCGTTCCCGACCATCATCGCCGCTGGCATGATCATCTTCGTCGCCTATGAAGGGTTCGAACTGATCGCCAACGCCTCTGCCGACATCAAAGCGCCCGAACGTACGCTGCCCCGTGCCCTTGTGGGGAGCGTCCTGATCGTCATCGTACTCTACATCCTCATCGGGGTTGTCACGGTCAGTACCGTTCCCGAAGCCACCCTGGAAAAAGCCAAGGATTACGCCCTGGCCGTCGCGGCGGAACCCGCGCTGGGGCATACCGGCTTTCTTCTTGTCGCCGTTGCCGCCCTGCTGGCAACGTTTTCGGCCATCAACGCCACCATCTACGGGAATGCGCGCCTGGGCTATACCCTCGCCAAAGAGGGGCGCCTGCCCGAGGCCTTTGATAGAGAGCGGCGGAACGAACCCTATGTCGGCGTCCTCGCCACGATGGCCCTGGGGATCGTGATCGCCAATACGATCAACCTGACCGAGATCGCCATCATCGGCAGCGCCGGTTTTCTCCTCATCTTTGCCCTCGTCAATGCCGCGGCGCTGAAACTGGCCGGAGACATCGGCAGCAAGCCCCTGCTGCACCTGCTCGCCCTGCTGCTCAGTGCGGGGGCGCTGCTTATGCTTCTCTACCGCACCTGGGAAGAGAACAGCGCTGCCGTCATGATCTTCGCAGGCTTTATCGCCGTTTCCGTCCTCTTTGAGCTACTCTACGGGCGGCTGGTACGGGGACACTTTCTGGACCGCCCCTACCGCTGA